From the Hymenobacter yonginensis genome, one window contains:
- a CDS encoding proline dehydrogenase family protein: MPTTQAPPISFDDTAVAFASKSDVELRKMYALFAAMNNNTLVKTGGGLMKAALKWSLPGTKFLIKNSIFSQFCGGETIQECVPVIAELGRYHIGTILDYSVEGEGSDKSFDHTRDEILATLDMAHRSTHIPFSVFKVTGLADSALLEKVQAGTALTAAEQASYDRAHARVDAICHRAHQYGVRVFVDAEESWFQATIDKLAYEMMRKYNRESAIVWNTYQLYRQDRLEAIKQAHDEARQEGYYLGGKLVRGAYMEKEARVASQRGYANPINPTKAATDQLYDDALRYCVEHVERISICAGTHNEASSRLLTELMQQHDLAPQDPRIWFAQLYGMSDNLSYNLAHAGYNTAKYVPYGPVDAVMPYLLRRADENTAIAGQSSREFLLIQKELRRRQGR, encoded by the coding sequence ATGCCCACAACCCAAGCTCCGCCCATCTCCTTCGACGATACGGCCGTAGCCTTCGCCTCCAAGTCCGATGTCGAGCTGCGCAAGATGTATGCGCTGTTTGCGGCCATGAACAACAACACGCTGGTGAAAACCGGCGGCGGCCTGATGAAGGCCGCGCTGAAATGGAGTTTGCCCGGCACCAAGTTCCTGATCAAGAACTCCATCTTCAGCCAGTTCTGCGGCGGCGAAACCATCCAGGAGTGCGTGCCGGTGATTGCCGAACTGGGCCGCTACCATATCGGCACCATCCTCGACTACTCGGTGGAAGGCGAAGGCAGCGACAAGAGCTTCGACCACACCCGCGACGAGATTCTGGCCACGCTGGACATGGCGCACCGGTCCACGCACATTCCGTTTTCGGTGTTCAAGGTCACGGGCCTGGCCGACAGCGCTTTGCTGGAGAAAGTACAGGCTGGCACGGCCCTCACGGCCGCCGAGCAGGCCAGCTACGACCGGGCCCACGCCCGCGTAGATGCCATCTGCCACCGGGCCCACCAGTATGGCGTGCGCGTGTTCGTGGATGCCGAGGAAAGCTGGTTTCAGGCCACCATCGACAAGCTGGCGTACGAAATGATGCGCAAGTACAACCGCGAGTCGGCCATCGTCTGGAACACCTACCAGCTCTACCGCCAGGACCGCCTGGAGGCAATCAAGCAGGCCCACGACGAGGCCCGGCAGGAAGGCTACTATCTGGGTGGCAAGCTGGTGCGCGGCGCCTACATGGAAAAGGAAGCCCGCGTGGCCTCGCAGCGCGGCTACGCCAATCCCATCAACCCCACCAAAGCCGCCACCGACCAGCTCTACGACGACGCCCTGCGCTACTGCGTGGAGCACGTGGAGCGCATCAGCATCTGCGCCGGCACCCACAACGAAGCCAGCTCGCGCCTGCTCACGGAACTCATGCAGCAGCACGACCTCGCGCCCCAAGACCCCCGGATCTGGTTCGCGCAACTCTACGGCATGAGCGACAACCTGAGCTATAACTTGGCGCACGCCGGCTACAACACGGCCAAATATGTACCCTACGGCCCCGTGGATGCCGTAATGCCCTACCTGCTGCGCCGCGCCGACGAAAACACCGCCATTGCGGGCCAGAGCAGCCGCGAATTTCTGCTAATCCAGAAAGAGCTGCGCCGCCGCCAGGGCCGCTAG
- a CDS encoding chorismate mutase, giving the protein MNTLPAATFFSRLLTTKGQPLLIAGPCSAETEEQVLTTARGLQALGNIDLFRAGIWKPRTRPGSFEGMGREALPWLQRVKAETGLPTAIEVATPRHVEEALAHGIDVLWIGARTTVNPFAVQELADALAGTGVPVMVKNPVNPDVALWAGALERMERAGITDLAAIHRGFSTFAPSRYRNAPTWMLPIELKTRFPHIPLICDPSHIGGRRDLLLPIAQKALDLDYDGLMIETHPDPDHALSDAEQQVTPQRLGEILAELKYRYRSSDNADYLNKAEELRQKMDVADREIVEALARRMALVGELAEYKKENNVKILQLDRWQEIFSSRPEWAKKAGVNEKFVAELYKLIHIESIRRQTEILQRPE; this is encoded by the coding sequence ATGAACACACTTCCCGCTGCTACCTTTTTTTCGCGCCTTCTCACCACCAAAGGGCAGCCCCTGCTGATTGCCGGGCCCTGCTCCGCCGAAACCGAGGAGCAGGTGCTGACCACCGCCCGTGGCCTGCAGGCGCTGGGCAACATCGACCTGTTTCGGGCGGGCATCTGGAAGCCCCGCACCCGGCCGGGCTCCTTCGAGGGCATGGGCCGCGAGGCGCTGCCGTGGCTGCAGCGCGTGAAAGCCGAAACCGGCCTGCCCACCGCCATTGAGGTAGCCACGCCGCGCCACGTGGAAGAAGCCCTGGCCCACGGCATCGACGTGCTCTGGATCGGGGCCCGTACTACCGTCAACCCATTTGCGGTGCAGGAGCTGGCCGATGCCCTGGCCGGTACCGGCGTGCCGGTGATGGTGAAAAACCCGGTGAACCCTGACGTGGCACTGTGGGCCGGGGCGCTGGAGCGCATGGAGCGGGCCGGCATTACCGATTTGGCCGCCATCCATCGTGGCTTCAGCACGTTTGCGCCTTCGCGCTACCGTAATGCGCCCACCTGGATGCTGCCCATCGAGCTGAAAACCCGCTTTCCGCACATTCCGCTCATCTGCGACCCCAGCCACATCGGCGGCCGCCGCGACCTGCTGCTGCCCATCGCCCAGAAGGCCCTCGACCTCGACTACGACGGCCTGATGATTGAAACCCACCCCGACCCCGACCACGCCCTCTCGGACGCCGAGCAGCAGGTGACGCCGCAGCGCCTGGGCGAGATTCTGGCCGAGCTGAAGTACCGCTACCGCTCGTCGGACAATGCCGACTACCTCAACAAAGCCGAGGAGCTGCGCCAGAAAATGGACGTGGCCGACCGGGAAATTGTGGAGGCCCTGGCCCGGCGCATGGCGCTGGTAGGCGAGCTGGCCGAGTACAAAAAGGAAAACAACGTAAAGATTCTGCAGCTCGACCGGTGGCAGGAAATCTTCAGCTCGCGGCCGGAATGGGCGAAAAAAGCCGGAGTGAACGAGAAATTCGTGGCCGAGCTCTACAAGCTCATTCACATAGAAAGCATCCGGCGCCAGACCGAGATTCTGCAGCGCCCGGAGTAG
- the aroB gene encoding 3-dehydroquinate synthase, producing MNEILQIGANALPELASFLLRPAISQVFVLTDANTHRLCYPLLAPYLPEQHTVLELPAGEEAKTLASCETVWSALTEHRADRFAVLVNLGGGVITDLGGFCAALYKRGIRFVQVPTTLLAQVDASVGGKTGVDFLGFKNQLGVFQEPAGVFIEPRFLQTLDPRQLKSGYAEIVKHSLIADAAAFEEQRRTGMFVDDWTATIEASVALKQGIVAQDPLEAGPRKLLNFGHTVGHALESYLLTQPGREILHGEAVAAGIICEAWLSVQRGLLSAAELDQVETFLFSVFEKVHFVSLETDAIAEYALQDKKNSGATINCTLLEGIGRGVYDQPVTLHDVAESLRYYHRL from the coding sequence TTGAACGAAATCCTGCAAATCGGAGCAAATGCCCTGCCAGAATTGGCCTCTTTTCTGCTTCGGCCGGCAATAAGCCAGGTATTTGTGCTCACCGACGCCAACACCCACCGCCTGTGCTACCCACTGCTGGCGCCCTATCTGCCTGAGCAGCATACAGTACTGGAGCTGCCGGCTGGCGAGGAAGCCAAAACGCTGGCCTCCTGCGAAACCGTGTGGAGCGCGCTGACCGAGCACCGTGCCGACCGGTTTGCGGTGCTAGTGAACCTGGGCGGCGGCGTCATTACGGATCTGGGCGGCTTCTGCGCGGCGCTCTACAAGCGCGGAATCCGGTTTGTGCAGGTGCCCACCACGCTACTGGCGCAGGTAGATGCCAGCGTGGGCGGCAAAACCGGCGTCGACTTTCTGGGCTTCAAAAACCAGCTGGGCGTGTTTCAGGAGCCGGCCGGCGTGTTCATCGAGCCCCGCTTCCTGCAAACCCTCGACCCGCGGCAGCTGAAATCGGGCTACGCTGAAATCGTGAAGCACAGCCTGATTGCCGATGCCGCCGCCTTCGAGGAGCAGCGCCGCACCGGCATGTTCGTCGACGACTGGACAGCTACCATCGAGGCGTCGGTGGCGCTGAAGCAGGGCATTGTGGCCCAGGACCCGCTGGAGGCTGGCCCGCGCAAGCTGCTCAACTTCGGGCATACCGTGGGGCACGCCCTGGAAAGCTACCTGCTCACGCAGCCCGGCCGCGAAATCCTGCACGGCGAGGCTGTGGCGGCCGGCATTATTTGCGAAGCCTGGCTGAGCGTCCAGCGCGGCCTGCTGAGCGCCGCCGAGCTGGACCAGGTGGAAACCTTCCTGTTTTCGGTGTTTGAGAAGGTGCATTTCGTGAGCCTCGAAACCGACGCCATTGCCGAATACGCGCTGCAGGACAAGAAAAACTCGGGCGCTACCATCAACTGCACGTTGCTGGAAGGCATTGGCCGGGGCGTGTACGACCAGCCGGTTACGCTGCACGACGTGGCCGAGTCGTTGCGCTACTACCACCGGCTGTAG
- a CDS encoding 3-phosphoshikimate 1-carboxyvinyltransferase gives MRAIFAAGRPLRGPRRRRPLFFLSRPGRLPGGLALFAINSSLTLTWPAQPLRGTAQLPASKSESNRALILQALAGGGQLDNLSDANDTQLMQRLLLNPDAPRFDAEDAGTVMRFLTGYLAATGRHTHLTGTARMLERPIAVLVDALRQLGASISYEGQEGYPPLQLNGWNPTAAATEAGELTELPVRGDISSQYISALLMVGPTLPHGLRLRLTGKVGSRPYIRMTLALMQHFGADCRDLGTVVEARPGRYQPTDYTIESDWSAASYWYAMVALAPAGSWLTLPGLRRYSWQGDQAIVAIMAQLGVATEYVQDGVRLTQTGTRTPFTQDFTDCPDLAQTVAVVAAALGVPVLMSGLESLRIKETDRIFALQTELANFGAYLTEETEGHFRVSTDGFRVSDQTVATYHDHRMAMAFAPLALLGPLTIEAPQVVRKSYPQFWSELEKAGFAVTG, from the coding sequence TTGAGGGCTATTTTTGCCGCGGGCCGGCCGCTGCGTGGCCCCCGGCGGCGGCGGCCGCTGTTTTTTCTATCACGCCCCGGGCGCCTGCCTGGCGGCTTAGCTCTCTTTGCCATCAACTCTTCCCTCACGCTCACCTGGCCGGCGCAGCCGTTGCGGGGCACGGCCCAGCTGCCGGCTTCCAAAAGTGAAAGCAACCGGGCCCTGATACTGCAGGCCCTGGCCGGCGGCGGCCAGCTCGACAACCTATCCGACGCCAACGACACCCAACTCATGCAGCGCCTGCTGCTGAACCCGGACGCGCCCCGCTTCGATGCCGAAGATGCCGGCACCGTGATGCGCTTTTTGACCGGCTACTTAGCCGCCACGGGCCGCCATACGCACCTCACCGGCACGGCCCGCATGCTGGAGCGCCCCATTGCGGTGCTTGTGGACGCCCTGCGCCAGCTCGGCGCGTCCATCAGCTACGAAGGCCAGGAAGGCTACCCGCCGCTGCAGCTCAACGGCTGGAACCCCACCGCTGCCGCCACCGAGGCCGGCGAGCTGACGGAGCTGCCGGTGCGCGGCGACATCAGCAGCCAGTACATTTCGGCGCTGCTGATGGTGGGGCCCACGCTGCCGCACGGCCTGCGCCTGCGCCTCACTGGCAAGGTGGGCTCGCGCCCTTACATCCGCATGACGCTGGCGTTGATGCAGCACTTCGGGGCCGACTGCCGCGACCTGGGCACGGTGGTGGAGGCTCGTCCCGGCCGCTACCAGCCCACCGACTACACCATCGAGTCGGACTGGTCGGCGGCGAGCTACTGGTACGCCATGGTGGCGCTGGCCCCGGCCGGCTCCTGGCTGACGCTGCCCGGCCTGCGCCGATACTCCTGGCAGGGCGACCAAGCCATTGTGGCCATCATGGCCCAACTGGGCGTGGCCACCGAGTACGTGCAGGACGGCGTACGCCTCACCCAGACCGGCACCCGCACGCCCTTCACCCAGGATTTCACCGACTGCCCCGACCTGGCCCAAACCGTGGCGGTGGTGGCAGCAGCCCTGGGCGTGCCCGTGCTGATGAGCGGCCTCGAAAGCCTGCGCATCAAGGAAACCGACCGGATTTTTGCGCTCCAGACCGAACTGGCCAATTTCGGGGCCTACCTCACTGAGGAAACCGAAGGCCACTTCCGCGTCAGCACCGACGGGTTCCGGGTGAGCGACCAGACCGTGGCCACCTATCACGACCACCGCATGGCCATGGCGTTTGCGCCGCTGGCCCTGCTCGGGCCACTCACCATCGAGGCTCCGCAAGTAGTGCGCAAATCGTATCCGCAGTTCTGGAGCGAGCTGGAAAAGGCCGGTTTTGCAGTAACTGGCTGA